The following are from one region of the Anomaloglossus baeobatrachus isolate aAnoBae1 chromosome 1, aAnoBae1.hap1, whole genome shotgun sequence genome:
- the LOC142295910 gene encoding E3 ubiquitin-protein ligase TRIM32-like, translating into MLDSYYLQELDEEEKAMHEFNKDWKLSGIQRIFYNSLVKELGSYGSEDGKFIWPTSVSTTLDGDLVIKDSGNQKIQMFSPDGQHKQTFTYGSESSNCLGDVVCTEEGLLLVSNGYKGIKVFSKEGEMIHLLKSSKADWKHSYGLAIVNSTSIAVTDWTDGGKVHIVGVDWRMNAIVKTNVVDGLQRPEHIAVGQDEDLLVTEGQLFGQHTGCCLKIIDNERIIKKTIGPTYGSHFNFINPSGVCVDVNGNFLVADKGKNNVTMFNPNSSLVALVVTQDLEGPCGITITKNGLLVITDCYHHSVKMYKYKQGITL; encoded by the exons ATGTTAGATTCTTACTATTTACAGGAGCTTGATGAGGAAGAG AAAGCCATGCATGAATTTAATAAGGATTGGAAGCTTTCAGGCATACAAAGAATTTTCTACAATAGTCTAGTCAAGGAGCTGGGAAGTTACGGATCTGAAGATGGAAAGTTTATCTGGCCAACCAGCGTATCAACAACTTTAGATGGTGATCTTGTCATAAAAGACAGTGGAAAtcaaaaaattcagatgttttcTCCTGACGGTCAGCACAAGCAAACATTTACATATGGTTCTGAAAGCAGCAACTGCCTTGGAGATGTAGTGTGTACAGAAGAAGGCCTTCTATTGGTGTCCAACGGATATAAGGGTATTAAAGTGTTTTCTAAAGAAGGAGAAATGATCCATCTTTTGAAGTCCTCTAAAGCAGATTGGAAACATTCCTACGGATTGGCAATAGTAAACTCCACCAGTATTGCCGTTACAGACTGGACTGATGGGGGTAAAGTACACATTGTTGGAGTGGACTGGAGAATGAATGCTATTGTGaaaaccaatgttgtggatggtcttcAAAGGCCAGAACATATTGCAGTTGGTCAG GATGAAGACTTGCTGGTGACAGAAGGACAACTGTTTGGACAACACACGGGTTGTTGCCTCAAGATTATAGACAATGAACGTATAATTAAAAAGACAATCGGACCCACTTATGGCAGCCATTTCAATTTTATAAACCCCTCTGGAGTTTGTGTGGATGTAAATGGGAATTTTCTAGTAGCAGATAAAGGCAAGAACAATGTCACCATGTTTAATCCAAACTCATCTTTGGTTGCTCTCGTCGTGACACAGGATCTAGAAGGTCCATGTGGTATCACAATAACAAAGAACGGTCTTCTGGTTATTACTGATTGTTACCATCACAGTGTGAAAATGTACAAATATAAGCAGGGGATAACATTAtaa